GTCGGTCGACGGGGCGAACGGGTCGCCGAGGCGCACCGTCTCCATCAGGGCCGCGACGGCGCTCACGAAGGCGTCGTAGAGCGGGCGCTGGACGTAGGCGCGGGTGGCGGCCGTACAGTCCTGCCCCGTGTTGATGAGCGAGCCCGCGACGGCGCCCTGGACGGCGGCCTCCAGGTCGGCGTCGTCGAAGACCAGGAACGGGGCCTTGCCGCCGAGTTCCAGATGCAGCCGCTTGACGGTGGCCGTGGCGATCTCGGCGACGCGCCTGCCGACGGCGGTGGAGCCGGTGAAGGAGGTCATGGCGACGTCGGGGTGGCCCACGAGGCGCTCACCCGCGTCGGCGCCCGCGCCGTTGACGATGTTGATCACACCGTCGGGGATGCCCGCCTCCTGTGCCGCCTGAGCGAACATCAGTGAGGTGAAGGGCGTCAGTTCGGAGGGCTTGAGCACGATCGTGTTGCCCGCGGCTATCGCCGGAAGGATCTTCCAGGCGGCCATCTGAAGCGGATAGTTCCAGGGGGCGATGGAGCCGATCACGCCGATCGGCTCGCGTCGTACGTAGGAGGTGTGGTCGCCGCTGTACTCCCCCGCGGACGCGCCTTCCAGATGACGGGCCGCGCCGGCGAAGAAGGCGGCGTTGTCCACGGTCCCCGGGACGTCGAACTCCGTGGACAGCTTGATCGGCTTGCCGCACTGGGCCGACTCGGCCTCCGCGAATTCCGTGGCCCGATCGGCGAGTACGGCGGCGAAACGGTGCAGTGCGTCGGAACGCTCCCCAGGAGTGGCGCCGGCCCAGCCCGGATACGCCGCGAGCGCCGCGGCGACGGCCGCGTCGACATCGGCCGCGCCCGCCAGTTCGTACGTGAGCAGTTCCTCGCCCGTCGCGGGGTCGACCACGGCGTGCGTACGGCCCGAGGTGCCGGGACGCAGCCGCCCGTCGATGAACTGCGCACCGTCCGCGAAACGCTCCCGTGCGGGGAAGCGGTTGCCCATGGCGCCCTCCGTGTTTCCGGCTGTCGCTCCAGTCGTTCCGACGCCGTGGCTGTTGTTCTGGCTTGAATTGAGTGCCGATACTGACAGAGCACGGGGCGTCCAACAAGTGATTCCGTTGTTGCCTTTTGGTTACGCGACGGAATCGGTTGACCATGTGTCGCCGCATCACCTTGATCGACATACGGAATGTCAGTGGCGGCTGCCAGACTCGCGTGCATGGGGATGATCACGGTTGCCGAGCTGATCGACCGTACGGGCCACGGCGAGGGGTTCAAGTATCTGCACTTCTGGGGGCACGCCCCGCGGCGGGACGGCGCCATCGGCGCGAGCTGTCTCAGCCAGTGGTGGCAGTCACCGTTCACGGTCGACGGGGTGGAGTACGCGACTGCGGAGCACTGGATGATGGCGGCCAAGGCCCGGCTCTTCGACGACGTGGAGGCCGAGCGGAAGGCTCTGACCGCCTCCGGGCCGGCGTTGGCGAAGAAGGCCGGGCGGCTGGTGCGGGGGTTCGACGAGGCGGTGTGGGAGCGCGAGCGGTCCGGCATCGTCGTGGAAGGCAGTGTCCACAAGTTCCGGCAGGACGAGCGGCTGCGCGACTATCTGCTGGGTACCGGCGACCGGGTTCTCGTCGAGGCCAGCCCGATGGACCGGATCTGGGGCATCGGACTGGCCGCGGACGACGAGAGGGCGCAGGATCCCGCGCGCTGGCGCGGGATCAATCTGCTGGGCTTCGCTCTGATGGAGGCGCGCGAACGGCTCCGGGCGGAGGCGCCGGGCGCCTGACGTCGCACCGGTCGCCTCGCGTGCCACCTCATCGACCGCCGGGCGGGACCGCGGCGAGGTGTATCAGGTCCCGGAGGAATCAGGCGGGGCGTTCCAGGTCCCGGCGGGATCAGTGGTCGCCGTCGACGACAACCCTGGCGGAGTAGCCATCGGTGCCACTGTCGTAGTCGTAGTCGTTGTTGTCGTCATTGATCGCGTCGGTGACGCCCCAGACGATCAGTCCGATGACGACCGCGCCGATGACGATCCCGATGGTGCCCATGATGATTCCGGAGAGCGCCTGACCACCGTTGGTGGCCTCACCCCGCTCGGCGCGCTTCCTGCCGACGACGCCGAAGATCACGGCGAGGACGCCCAGGACGATGCCGACGACGCCGTACAGGCAGAACAGGCAGATCGAAAGGATGCCGAGCGTCATCGCGGCGACACCCATGCCGTTCGCCGGGCCGGGCTGCCAGCCGCCCTGGCCGTATCCCGGATAGCCGGGGTATCCCGGGTATCCGGGATAGGAGGCGCCGGGGTACGGGGTGGCCACGGGCGCGCTCGGGTAGCCGTACGGACCGGAAGTCGTCGGGGCCGGCCCCCCGGGGGCTATCGGCGGCGGCGGTACGGCTCCGGAGACGGGCCCGGCGCCCGGCTGCGGCCCCCCGATGGGCATCGATGTGACCGTCGACTGGTCGTGAACGGGCGTGACCGGCGGCTGGTTCTGGAAGGGGCCCGGCGCCTGCGCGGGCTTGTCCAACGGCACCCGGCGCTCCGGTGGCGCCCAGGGATCGCTGGGCTCGTTGGCACCCGGCGGCTGCGAACTGCTGTCTGACATGGTCCTCCCCCATGGTGATTCCGTCATGCTAAGGCCTCTGCCGAGCGCGCCGTCCGCCCCGCCTACGATGGCCACCGACCGGTAAAGCCCTGGGCAGGGGGACGTCCTGCCCGGCGGACGGCGACACATTTTCCGCCGCCGCTCAGCACG
This window of the Streptomyces niveus genome carries:
- a CDS encoding gamma-aminobutyraldehyde dehydrogenase produces the protein MGNRFPARERFADGAQFIDGRLRPGTSGRTHAVVDPATGEELLTYELAGAADVDAAVAAALAAYPGWAGATPGERSDALHRFAAVLADRATEFAEAESAQCGKPIKLSTEFDVPGTVDNAAFFAGAARHLEGASAGEYSGDHTSYVRREPIGVIGSIAPWNYPLQMAAWKILPAIAAGNTIVLKPSELTPFTSLMFAQAAQEAGIPDGVINIVNGAGADAGERLVGHPDVAMTSFTGSTAVGRRVAEIATATVKRLHLELGGKAPFLVFDDADLEAAVQGAVAGSLINTGQDCTAATRAYVQRPLYDAFVSAVAALMETVRLGDPFAPSTDMGPLISHAHRDRVAGIVDRARGYARVVTGGSAPDSDDLHGDGLDSDDPRDDAPEGAHVARVRLAGGAYYRPTLVVDAAQDSEIVQSEIFGPVLVVLPFDSDDEGIRLANDTPYGLAASVWSRDVYRTGRATREIKAGCVWVNDHIPIISEMPHGGYKSSGYGKDMSAYSFEEYTQVKHVMYDNTAAVRKDWHRTIFGDRL
- a CDS encoding NADAR family protein; amino-acid sequence: MITVAELIDRTGHGEGFKYLHFWGHAPRRDGAIGASCLSQWWQSPFTVDGVEYATAEHWMMAAKARLFDDVEAERKALTASGPALAKKAGRLVRGFDEAVWERERSGIVVEGSVHKFRQDERLRDYLLGTGDRVLVEASPMDRIWGIGLAADDERAQDPARWRGINLLGFALMEARERLRAEAPGA
- a CDS encoding DUF4190 domain-containing protein, with the translated sequence MSDSSSQPPGANEPSDPWAPPERRVPLDKPAQAPGPFQNQPPVTPVHDQSTVTSMPIGGPQPGAGPVSGAVPPPPIAPGGPAPTTSGPYGYPSAPVATPYPGASYPGYPGYPGYPGYGQGGWQPGPANGMGVAAMTLGILSICLFCLYGVVGIVLGVLAVIFGVVGRKRAERGEATNGGQALSGIIMGTIGIVIGAVVIGLIVWGVTDAINDDNNDYDYDSGTDGYSARVVVDGDH